The Pedobacter ginsengisoli region CACAAACCAGCGCAATAGAGTTCCATGTACCCATAGGTATATTGGCTCCTTTTACTTGTCGGGTTACATTTTTACTACCTCTTGCATTTAGCATCCAATAAGGTCCCTCTAAAAAAATGTTCCATCCAATATCGCCATGGGTCCAGTCTCTTCGTTTCCCAATCATACTTGGATAATAAAAATTAAGAACATTCTTTCTCACTTTTAACTCTATTGTAAATTCTGAATCACCAAAATTATAAAGAGAGTTGTCAGCAGCAGTATTTAGCGCCTTTAGATCCCCTGAGAACTTCACAAAGTTTCCGGGGAATTTATTACCTAAATAAGGCTTGGTCAGAATCTTCGTTGTATATTCCGAGGTATTGAAAATGGTAAAGGTGTTTATTTCCGTATTGCTAAAAACTGTATTATCATTTTCACTATCCGGCAAATGGAACATTCCGCCTTTATTTGATGAAATCACAACAAGCCATTTCTCCGATTTATAATTTGGCCGGTTTTTTAAGGCCGTAAGCATTTCGCCTACATAACCATCAAATTTCAGAATAGCTGTTTTGTAGGCAGGAAAAGACAAATCGTAGCCTGAGGTTTTTCCAGCGTCATCTACGCCGGAAAACTGTGCAACTATAAGGCTTGATTCATCTTTTTCCAAATCATTGACCACTGCTGATTTAACAGCAGCATCATCGCTAAGCTGTAAACTAGAAGTTGCATCAGCAGAAAGCTTTGAATTCAGTAATAAAGAACTGGTATATACAGTAGTTCTTAGTGCAGGATCCATTTCTTTAATCCGTTTGAACAATACAGGATAGTCTGATAAGTGATTGGCAGAAAAATCATCTGACTTTACGCCATGTTTCGCCGCTTTCACTCCCGTTAGCATAGTTGTATAACTAGCTGCATTGGTAGTTGCATCAACATCAGAAAACCCATTCCAGGTATAAATGGAAGTAGGCAATAAGCTATTAATGTTTGCTGCCTGTGCGTTACGTACGGAAATACCCCTAGCTCCGTCGACAATAATGTAGAGGACTTTAGGTTTACTATAAGCAACATTAGCAGAATCTGTGTATTCCCTTTCCGGTATCATCCGGTCGAAAGGAGAATTGCAGGCCCCCAGTATACTCAGAAGACCTATGCAGAGCCAGGATAACTTCATGATTTTAGTATTATGATATCTTGTTTTCATTTTTTATACTTTTATAGCGTTTAGATACAACTGACCAGGTTACTCCAGTACTACCCGAATAATATTATTGACAGGTTCATTATTGAATCGATCAAAAGATCCAATTAGCAACAATGCCCTTTTATTGTCATCAGATTTGGTTTCAATGACATCATTAAGTGATCCCTGGAATAATCCTGTCGCATTATAGCCCGGAGCCAATTCTCCTTTACTGTTTAAGATCATAAACCCATTTCTGGCGACCTCATTGTAAGTATTAAAGTATCCGCATGCGACGATTAAACCATCATTAAGCTGTTTTGCAAAACTCACTCCCGGCCCATTAAATTTCTTAGGAACAAAACTCTCATCTAAAGATCCATCTGATTTTAGCAATGCCAGATATTCACATGGTTTACCATTATAAGTTCTAAACAGCCCGGTAATCACATAGCGGTCAAGGAGACTGTTATAAGTCGCAGTGTACACAGAATTGTCTGGTCCTAATCCCGGCTTGAAGGTTTCGTCAATAGTTCCATCCGCATTTAGCCTAATGATATTAGCTGCTGAATTTCCATCAAAACTATTGAACCTTCCATATATCATTACCTTACCGAGATTTTTAGCATCGGTATGAATTATACTGCGTGTAGGTCCATTTGCCGCTTTTAACCCCTCATTGGCAGACACATTAAACCGATAGGTTTTATCCAGTGTACCGTCAGCATTAAGCCTTAGGATCTGAGGCATCCTGATGCTATCCAGAAGAACAGTATCTTTTTGTCTTTGCCTATTTGGCTGATCGTATCTGCGACTGATAAAAAACTCGAATCCTCCGGTAGCCACTACCTTATCGTCGGGTTGTTTATAGACCTGGTAAATAGCTCTATCTGTTCCGGCGTTCAATCTAGGAACGTATTTAACTGTATCCATTTGATCCGATCTCCTAAAGGGATGTATCCCTATGGTATCAATAGAGCCATTTTTATTCAGCATCGTGAGGTTACTAATGTTTTCCTTACGTTGATCATAACCACTAAAACCGCCAGCGATCAGGTATTTCCCTTTGTATTCAATGATGGAATTGATCACACCATTTGCACCTTTACCACTACGTAAAGTAGGATCATAAGAAAAATCGCCAAAAATGCTGGCGATGCGATTGATTGGTCTAATCGCGCCTTTGTTATTATAATTGGTAAAACCACCAACGATCAATCGTTTACCGTCTATAAGATCAAGTATTTGCATAACCGGCCCATTTGTTCCATTGGGCACTTTAAATGTAGGGTCAGGGTTAACCAATCCATTTACCTTAAATGTGGGGCCAAAAACAATTACATCGCCAACCGCAACAGAAAGAACTCCGGTACTTGCAGACTCCGGAACTTTCACTTTAATATGGCTTTCTGTAATCTCTAATATTTCCGCCTTTTCTCCATTAAACATGAATAAGAGCTGGTCCTTATAAGGAATCATCCCGGTAGCCTCTACAGTGACCTCTGTTCCAGCCCCACCATCTGAAGGTTGAGGTGACTTAACACGGTCCATTTTAATTCCTAAATCCTCTGTACTTACAGGATAAGGTTCTGAGAACTGATCGGCTGCTTTTTTGCAGGAACTTAAAGCCAGCAGTAAAAACAAGCCCTTTAATATTGATCTATTTATTTGTTGTATGTTCATTTCCTTATTTTATTATATACCTATCGAATCACAATGTCATTAATCATATCGTAGGCTCCCAAGCCAAAAGCATCACCATAAAGCTGTAGTGTGTGAACTACACCATTTTTAGGTTTAATATCTGATGAAGCAACCCTATAGATACTAAATGACTGATCAGGCTTGGATACATCCCTGATATAGGTAATGGTAAGTTGCCTGTAGCCGATATACTTAACCCCATTCACATCACCGTAAACGACTCCGATTTTTGATACTGACTTGTTGTAGGCATAATAGTACTGTCCGGAATAAACTGCCGGAAGATCGGGATCATACTGAGGATAGTCGGACAATCTTTTCGCCCCCTTGAAAATATGCCTTTGCAAATATTTGGCCCAGATGGCTCCCTCAATATCCGCCAGTGTTTTAACGGTATCCTTACCATTTAGGTATAGCTTTGAATTTAAACTGTTGGGCTTATTAACAGAACCAATCAGCTGTTTAACTTCATAATCTGTCGGTGCAAAAAAGGTAATGTCCTCCTTATTAAAAACAGCTTCCATACCAGCCAGTTTAACAATGCTTGCAATGGTATCAAATGGAACTGGTTTGGCTTGCAGGTACTCCAACATGGTGCCATTAAAATCAGCTTTAGCCTTACCACCATCCATGTAATATTCGTCACGTTTACAACTTGAAAAGCAAAAAAACAGTCCAAAAGCTAATAGTATATTGATTGAAATCTTCGTTTTATTCATCTTTATCTTGTTTAAATTCCCTCACTATTTGTCCAATAATCGTTCAACCTCATTAGGGGGTTATCTTTTAAAGAATTTTTATCAATTGGCCAGGTCCAGGCACCTCGGTTAAACTGGTCAAGTGTCAGGGGATGATTCGCCCATCGCTGGTTCAAAATCCTTTTCGTTCTTACCAGATCAAACCAGGTATGACCTTCACCCTGAAGTTCTCTGCAGCGTTCAAGAAATATAAAATCCTTCAAAGCTCCCTGTCCGGCATCATATGGTGTGGCCCCTGCCCTTGTTCGTACCAGATTTACGTTGGCAATTGCCTCTCCATCCCTACCAAGTTCAGCTAAAGCCTCTGCCTGCAAAAGAATCGCATCAGACAGCCTAAAGATCAGAAAGCTATTGTCCGGGTTCTTATCTTCTCCACTTGAAGCATAAACATTGCCAGCAAACTTCGGTATCATAAAGCGGCCACTATTTGCATATATATCTTCATACCATACTTCTTTTCGCCTATCTGTTACATCGGGAGGAAACAGTTTTTCCATATATGCTCCGCTGAATGCCATTGGTGAATTGAGGTAAGTAGTGGCTGGGAATTTATAAGGATATCTTAGAAAAGAGTCTCCAAATGGGGCTATAGTGGACGTGTTATCCCCATAATTAACGCTTTGATAAAATTCGAACAGGCTTTCCTCGGATCGGCCTTTGATAACCTCCGGCCATCTTTCCATTGGTAATAATGCATAAGAGCTGCCATTTTGAGCTAATAGTTCCTTTCCGAATTTGGCAGTTTCTTCATAGTACCCTTTGGCACCAGCATTATCAAATCCAGCATTCCACATATTCATGTGCATGATCAATGCCACGGCCCCACCTTTACTTGCCCTTACCCCACGTAATGCAGGATTATCATATGTCCAGGGTAGGTCATCTACATGTACCTCCATATCTGCAATACATTTTTTCATTACAGACACCATATTTTCACGTGGCAAAGCTTCAGATTGATATGCTTTAGTGTAATAAACGACATCTCCATATAATCTGACCATCCAGAAGTAAGTGAAACAGCGCATAAAAACAGCCTCTCCGATATATCTCTTTTTATCCTTTTCCGAGAGCCCTGGAATTCCCTGATTCAACTTATCAATCAAAATATTGCAACTCTGTATGGTCTGATAATAACCAGTCCAATTTGTGATGCGTTCGAAATGATAGGTACCTTGCCAGGCCGGATCATTTATGGCGCTGTTTATGTTATTCTTGCCGAGTGCCTCCACCACTTTCCGGGCTGAAAAGTTATTGCCATTAGTAACGGCAAAAGCTTCTCCTGAGCGGCTTTCCCCTATAGCACCAATCACCCAGGTTTCATTAATTTTCGAAAAGAATTTTAAATATATACTGGCAACATAGGCTTCAACATCTTCTTTAGATTTAAAAAAATTATTACCTGTAAGCTCCGTAAGTGGCTTAATATCAAGGTAGTTTTTACAGCCAAAGGGCAGTACAAAACAGATCAGCAGTATGACTACCGATATATTTATTTTGATCGCTTTCATGTTTGTATCAATTAAAAGTCTAGGTTAATACCAAAAATATAATCTCTGGAATTCGGATAACCGGCGGAAAGATCTCTTCCCAGGGCGGTTACATTCTCTGGGTTTGGCCCGGAATATCCAGAAAATGTAATAATGTTGCTGGCACTCATTTGTACCCTAAGGTTACTTATACCCAATCGTTTTGCAAATTCCTTTGGAAATGAATAAAACAAGGTCACATTATTGATTTTTAGATAAGTTCCATCTTCTTCCCACAAATTCTGATCATAGCGAAAAGGACGGATCGTACCGTAACGGTTATAATCAAATGCATACGGATATTTTGCAATGTCGCCTGGTTTACGCCACATATCTACATCTGGAAGGGAAACCACCGCATTTGTACCAAATGGATTATTCATAATGCTTAGACGACTGGCTAGTGCATTGTTTAGTATGGTCCTTTTTGCTGTATAGGAAGCGTAAATATTGATCCCCAATCCCTTGTAAGAAAGATTAGCTGACATTCCTCCTGTTAATAAGGGCTGAGAATTTCCAGTAATCTGATAGTCATTTCTATCCATGATATAATCGCCATTCACATCTCTGATGTTGGGATCTCCGGCCGTATAGAATCTCTGTCCAGTTTGGTAACGCAATCCTGATACCGGATCAACAGGAACATCCGAATCCTGAGAAAATACGCCCTGATTAATGAGCAGATAA contains the following coding sequences:
- a CDS encoding LamG-like jellyroll fold domain-containing protein produces the protein MKTRYHNTKIMKLSWLCIGLLSILGACNSPFDRMIPEREYTDSANVAYSKPKVLYIIVDGARGISVRNAQAANINSLLPTSIYTWNGFSDVDATTNAASYTTMLTGVKAAKHGVKSDDFSANHLSDYPVLFKRIKEMDPALRTTVYTSSLLLNSKLSADATSSLQLSDDAAVKSAVVNDLEKDESSLIVAQFSGVDDAGKTSGYDLSFPAYKTAILKFDGYVGEMLTALKNRPNYKSEKWLVVISSNKGGMFHLPDSENDNTVFSNTEINTFTIFNTSEYTTKILTKPYLGNKFPGNFVKFSGDLKALNTAADNSLYNFGDSEFTIELKVRKNVLNFYYPSMIGKRRDWTHGDIGWNIFLEGPYWMLNARGSKNVTRQVKGANIPMGTWNSIALVCVNKNGKRYIRTFTNGKFNTESEITDLGSFDNNFPLTLGKFSSNGSMDGNISDVKIWKAAIPDDKIQQFACDTYVDPGHPYYDYLISYWPMMDASGNHFKDEGLAKNDLILQDGTVAWQNLSELICSPPATDLSQLVPGTVDIPAQIYTWLRIPRQESWSLDGRIWQDQ
- a CDS encoding DUF5008 domain-containing protein, with the protein product MNIQQINRSILKGLFLLLALSSCKKAADQFSEPYPVSTEDLGIKMDRVKSPQPSDGGAGTEVTVEATGMIPYKDQLLFMFNGEKAEILEITESHIKVKVPESASTGVLSVAVGDVIVFGPTFKVNGLVNPDPTFKVPNGTNGPVMQILDLIDGKRLIVGGFTNYNNKGAIRPINRIASIFGDFSYDPTLRSGKGANGVINSIIEYKGKYLIAGGFSGYDQRKENISNLTMLNKNGSIDTIGIHPFRRSDQMDTVKYVPRLNAGTDRAIYQVYKQPDDKVVATGGFEFFISRRYDQPNRQRQKDTVLLDSIRMPQILRLNADGTLDKTYRFNVSANEGLKAANGPTRSIIHTDAKNLGKVMIYGRFNSFDGNSAANIIRLNADGTIDETFKPGLGPDNSVYTATYNSLLDRYVITGLFRTYNGKPCEYLALLKSDGSLDESFVPKKFNGPGVSFAKQLNDGLIVACGYFNTYNEVARNGFMILNSKGELAPGYNATGLFQGSLNDVIETKSDDNKRALLLIGSFDRFNNEPVNNIIRVVLE
- a CDS encoding RagB/SusD family nutrient uptake outer membrane protein, which encodes MKAIKINISVVILLICFVLPFGCKNYLDIKPLTELTGNNFFKSKEDVEAYVASIYLKFFSKINETWVIGAIGESRSGEAFAVTNGNNFSARKVVEALGKNNINSAINDPAWQGTYHFERITNWTGYYQTIQSCNILIDKLNQGIPGLSEKDKKRYIGEAVFMRCFTYFWMVRLYGDVVYYTKAYQSEALPRENMVSVMKKCIADMEVHVDDLPWTYDNPALRGVRASKGGAVALIMHMNMWNAGFDNAGAKGYYEETAKFGKELLAQNGSSYALLPMERWPEVIKGRSEESLFEFYQSVNYGDNTSTIAPFGDSFLRYPYKFPATTYLNSPMAFSGAYMEKLFPPDVTDRRKEVWYEDIYANSGRFMIPKFAGNVYASSGEDKNPDNSFLIFRLSDAILLQAEALAELGRDGEAIANVNLVRTRAGATPYDAGQGALKDFIFLERCRELQGEGHTWFDLVRTKRILNQRWANHPLTLDQFNRGAWTWPIDKNSLKDNPLMRLNDYWTNSEGI